In Streptomyces sp. NBC_01551, one DNA window encodes the following:
- a CDS encoding aromatic amino acid transaminase: MLELLLPPPVDPLWDLTEAFGADARPERLNLVLGVYRDHTGGTPVMAAVREAEIRLAQRSVSKEYRGLSGNTAFNRAMLSMVLGSGGAAERAVAVQTVAGSGALRLLADLICRTRPGTTVWISDPAYVNHRPILEAAGLTVRTYGWVDAEGRSDTAGMLRDLADARRDDVVLLQGCCHNPTGVDPDADAWEALADLAARAGWVPFVDLAYHGLGDGLEADLAATRMLAERVPEMLIAISCSKNFGLYSDRTGCAVVLGASRQSLRHVETALQNAARTLYSMPPEHGAAVVTAIWEDDGLRAAWRAELDAMRGRIEDNRTDLTARLAALGWDTQAASLARQKGMFSMLPLSPEQMLRLRGEFAIYGTTAGRINIAGISADRIPCLARGIAGVLERTG, encoded by the coding sequence ATGCTTGAGCTCCTCCTTCCGCCGCCCGTCGACCCGCTGTGGGACCTGACCGAGGCCTTCGGCGCCGACGCGCGCCCCGAGCGGCTGAACCTGGTCCTCGGCGTCTACCGTGACCACACGGGCGGGACCCCGGTCATGGCGGCCGTGCGCGAGGCCGAGATACGGCTGGCGCAGCGCTCCGTCTCCAAGGAGTACCGCGGGCTCTCCGGCAATACCGCCTTCAACCGGGCGATGCTGTCGATGGTGCTGGGTTCCGGCGGGGCGGCCGAGCGGGCCGTGGCCGTCCAGACCGTCGCGGGCAGTGGGGCGCTGCGGCTGCTGGCGGACCTGATCTGCCGGACCCGCCCGGGCACGACGGTGTGGATCAGTGACCCCGCATACGTCAACCACCGGCCGATCCTGGAGGCCGCCGGGCTGACGGTGCGTACGTACGGCTGGGTCGACGCCGAGGGCCGCTCCGACACGGCGGGCATGCTGCGCGACCTCGCGGACGCGCGCCGCGACGACGTGGTGCTGCTCCAGGGCTGCTGCCACAACCCCACCGGGGTGGACCCGGACGCGGACGCCTGGGAGGCGCTCGCCGACCTCGCGGCCCGGGCCGGGTGGGTCCCGTTCGTCGACCTCGCGTACCACGGGCTCGGCGACGGCCTCGAAGCGGACCTCGCGGCCACCCGGATGCTCGCGGAGCGGGTGCCGGAGATGCTCATCGCCATCAGCTGCTCGAAGAACTTCGGGCTCTACAGCGACCGCACCGGATGCGCCGTGGTGCTGGGCGCGTCCCGCCAGTCGCTGCGGCACGTCGAGACGGCGCTGCAGAACGCCGCCCGGACCCTGTACTCGATGCCTCCGGAGCACGGCGCGGCCGTCGTGACGGCCATCTGGGAGGACGACGGGCTGCGGGCCGCCTGGCGGGCCGAGCTCGACGCCATGCGGGGCCGCATCGAGGACAACCGGACCGACCTGACGGCGCGCCTGGCCGCGCTCGGCTGGGACACCCAGGCGGCGTCGCTCGCACGCCAGAAGGGCATGTTCTCGATGCTGCCGCTCTCCCCGGAGCAGATGCTGCGGCTGCGCGGCGAGTTCGCCATCTACGGCACGACCGCGGGCCGGATCAACATCGCGGGCATATCGGCGGACCGGATCCCGTGTCTGGCGCGGGGCATCGCGGGAGTCCTCGAACGGACCGGCTGA
- a CDS encoding DMT family transporter, producing MATPNTPLATAPPKAPEAGRARLSPHARGMLALLVTVTIWAAFALSARALSSSSLLPADAALLRFGVPVLVLAPALWRRRRRIAAVRPAAAAKIICGAGVPFFLAAMYGGSLTSAAFVGSIVPGMVPLFVSALMVAAGRGVPRGTQVAGLALIAAGVVALVWRYVAPPDTGVLAGAGVLLVASGLWALYTVGLKEVDLDPVGSIGLLCLPSFAVMVLLVATGVLPTGIASAAGGDILLFLVVQGLGVGLCAGLLYAFAIRRLGAERSSVVGSLSPVAVVLLAIPLLHESPTVAVLIGVPLITAGVVLANRRPRSASRPEPEPEPEPEPQPAPEPPSQPVSPSHPRAEVPADA from the coding sequence TTGGCGACACCGAACACCCCGCTCGCGACGGCGCCCCCGAAGGCCCCGGAAGCGGGCCGCGCACGGCTGTCCCCGCACGCGCGGGGGATGCTGGCGCTGCTGGTGACCGTGACCATCTGGGCCGCGTTCGCGCTCAGCGCCCGCGCGCTCAGCAGCTCCTCCCTGCTCCCCGCCGACGCCGCGCTGCTGCGCTTCGGCGTTCCGGTCCTCGTCCTGGCGCCCGCGCTGTGGCGGCGGCGCCGGCGGATCGCCGCGGTGCGCCCGGCGGCCGCCGCGAAGATCATCTGCGGGGCGGGGGTGCCGTTCTTCCTCGCCGCGATGTACGGCGGCTCGCTGACCTCGGCCGCGTTCGTCGGCTCGATCGTCCCCGGCATGGTGCCGCTGTTCGTCTCCGCGCTGATGGTCGCCGCGGGCCGCGGCGTGCCCCGCGGCACGCAGGTCGCCGGGCTCGCGCTGATCGCGGCCGGTGTGGTCGCCCTCGTCTGGCGCTACGTCGCCCCGCCGGACACCGGGGTGCTGGCCGGCGCCGGCGTGCTCCTCGTCGCCAGCGGGCTGTGGGCGCTGTACACGGTCGGGCTGAAGGAGGTGGACCTCGACCCCGTGGGCTCGATAGGTCTGCTCTGCCTGCCCTCGTTCGCCGTGATGGTGCTCCTGGTCGCGACGGGCGTGCTCCCCACCGGCATCGCCTCCGCCGCCGGCGGCGACATCCTGCTGTTCCTGGTGGTGCAGGGGCTCGGCGTCGGCCTCTGCGCCGGTCTGCTGTACGCGTTCGCCATCCGCAGGCTGGGCGCGGAGCGCAGCTCGGTCGTGGGCAGCCTCAGCCCGGTGGCCGTCGTACTGCTCGCCATCCCGCTGCTCCACGAGTCCCCGACCGTCGCCGTCCTCATCGGCGTGCCCCTGATCACCGCGGGGGTCGTCCTCGCCAACCGGCGCCCCCGGTCCGCGTCACGGCCCGAGCCCGAGCCCGAGCCCGAGCCCGAACCCCAGCCCGCGCCCGAGCCCCCCTCCCAGCCCGTGTCCCCCTCCCACCCCCGAGCCGAGGTTCCCGCAGATGCTTGA
- a CDS encoding Lrp/AsnC family transcriptional regulator translates to MDAVDLQIIRELQADGRLSNQDLADRVRLSPSPCLRRVRRLEEAGLIRGYTAMVDQVAFGLPITVFVRIRLERHTGEAVRVFEEHVAVIEHIQDCYLMAGSSDYLLRVVIESLEAYEALVRHRIHAIPGIASIESSFAFGSVKQSRVYPRPA, encoded by the coding sequence ATGGACGCAGTCGATCTGCAGATCATCCGTGAGTTGCAGGCCGACGGGCGGCTGTCCAACCAGGACCTCGCCGACCGCGTCCGGCTGTCCCCCTCCCCCTGTCTGCGCCGGGTCCGGCGGCTGGAGGAAGCGGGCCTGATCCGCGGCTATACGGCCATGGTCGACCAGGTCGCCTTCGGACTCCCGATCACCGTGTTCGTCCGGATACGGCTGGAGCGCCACACGGGCGAGGCGGTGCGGGTCTTCGAGGAGCACGTCGCCGTCATCGAGCACATCCAGGACTGCTACCTGATGGCCGGAAGCAGCGACTACCTGCTCAGGGTCGTCATCGAGAGCCTGGAGGCCTACGAGGCCCTGGTGCGGCACCGGATCCACGCCATCCCCGGCATCGCCTCGATCGAGTCGAGCTTCGCGTTCGGCAGCGTGAAGCAGTCCCGCGTCTACCCGCGCCCGGCCTGA
- a CDS encoding PadR family transcriptional regulator: MALEHAILVSLLEKPGSGYELARRFGRSIGYFWTATHQQIYRVLGRMESAGLLVVREVAQQGRPDKKEYSVAAPGRAALSQWLHEPIEPESLRHDLAVKIRGAAFDDPAALVREVERHRQVHSDRLAHYLAGELRDFTGPDAPAVPDAGQELQHVVLRGGIAYERMTIAWLDDVLATVHRIGAPRPRA; the protein is encoded by the coding sequence ATGGCGCTCGAACACGCGATCCTCGTCTCGCTGCTGGAGAAGCCGGGCTCAGGCTATGAGCTCGCCCGGCGTTTCGGCCGGTCCATCGGCTACTTCTGGACCGCCACCCACCAGCAGATCTACCGCGTGCTGGGGCGCATGGAGAGCGCCGGCCTGCTCGTCGTCCGCGAGGTCGCACAGCAGGGCCGGCCGGACAAGAAGGAGTACTCCGTCGCCGCCCCCGGCCGCGCCGCGCTCTCCCAGTGGCTGCACGAGCCGATCGAGCCCGAGAGCCTGCGGCACGACCTCGCCGTCAAGATCCGCGGCGCGGCCTTCGACGACCCCGCCGCGCTGGTCCGCGAGGTCGAACGGCACCGCCAGGTGCACAGCGACCGCCTCGCGCACTACCTCGCCGGAGAACTGCGCGACTTCACCGGCCCCGACGCCCCCGCAGTGCCCGACGCCGGACAGGAACTCCAGCACGTCGTGCTGCGCGGCGGCATCGCGTACGAGCGCATGACGATCGCCTGGCTCGACGACGTACTCGCCACCGTCCACCGGATCGGCGCGCCCCGCCCGCGCGCCTGA
- a CDS encoding acyl-CoA dehydrogenase family protein, producing MADSLLFNPRTYDPQHFDPETSRLLRATVDWFEERGKRKLIEDYRTRAWLGDFIAFSAKEGLFATFLTPASAADGRPDQRWDTARIAALNEIFGFYGLDYWYAWQVTILGLGPVWQSDNAAARARAAELLSQGEVFAFGLSEKTHGADIYSTDMLLEPDGEAGFRATGSKYYIGNGNAAGLVSVFGRRTDVEGPDGYVFFAADSRHPAYHLVKNVVDSSKYVSEFRLEDYPVGAQDVLHTGRAAFDAALNTVNVGKFNLCTASIGICEHAMYEAVTHAQNRVLYGRPVTAFPHVRRELADAYVRLVGMKLFSDRAVDYFRTAGPDDRRYLLFNPMTKMKVTTEGEKVIDLMWDVIAAKGFEKDTYFAQAAVEIRGLPKLEGTVHVNLALILKFMRNHLLDPAEYAPVPTRLDAADDDFLFRQGPARGLGSVRFHDWRPAFDAYAEVANVARFREQADALCAFVTTAAPDEEQSRDLDLLLAVGQLFALVVHGQLILEQARLTGLDQDVLDELFSVLVRDFSAHAVELHGKDSATEQQQAWALGAVRRPVVDEARAARVWARVEALSGAYEMAP from the coding sequence ATGGCCGACTCCCTGCTGTTCAACCCGCGCACCTACGACCCGCAGCACTTCGACCCCGAGACCAGCAGGCTGCTGCGCGCCACCGTCGACTGGTTCGAGGAGCGCGGCAAGCGGAAGCTGATCGAGGACTACCGCACCCGCGCCTGGCTGGGTGACTTCATCGCCTTCTCCGCCAAGGAAGGCCTGTTCGCCACCTTCCTCACCCCCGCCTCCGCCGCCGACGGCCGGCCGGACCAGCGCTGGGACACCGCCCGCATCGCCGCCCTCAACGAGATCTTCGGCTTCTACGGCCTCGACTACTGGTACGCCTGGCAGGTGACCATCCTCGGCCTCGGCCCCGTCTGGCAGAGCGACAACGCCGCCGCCCGCGCACGCGCCGCCGAACTCCTCTCCCAGGGCGAGGTGTTCGCCTTCGGCCTGTCCGAGAAGACCCACGGCGCCGACATCTACTCCACCGACATGCTGCTGGAGCCCGACGGCGAGGCCGGGTTCCGCGCCACCGGTTCCAAGTACTACATCGGCAACGGCAACGCCGCCGGTCTCGTCTCCGTCTTCGGCCGCCGCACCGACGTCGAGGGCCCGGACGGCTACGTCTTCTTCGCCGCCGACAGCCGCCACCCGGCGTACCACCTGGTGAAGAACGTCGTCGACTCCTCGAAGTACGTCAGCGAGTTCCGCCTGGAGGACTACCCGGTCGGCGCGCAGGACGTCCTGCACACCGGCCGCGCCGCCTTCGACGCCGCCCTCAACACCGTCAACGTCGGCAAGTTCAACCTCTGCACCGCCTCCATCGGCATCTGCGAGCACGCGATGTACGAGGCCGTCACCCACGCGCAGAACCGCGTCCTCTACGGCCGCCCCGTCACCGCGTTCCCGCACGTGCGCCGCGAGCTGGCCGACGCGTACGTCCGGCTCGTCGGCATGAAGCTCTTCAGCGACCGCGCCGTCGACTACTTCCGCACCGCCGGCCCCGACGACCGCCGGTACCTCCTCTTCAACCCGATGACGAAGATGAAGGTGACCACGGAGGGCGAGAAGGTCATCGACCTGATGTGGGACGTCATCGCCGCCAAGGGCTTCGAGAAGGACACGTACTTCGCGCAGGCGGCCGTCGAGATCCGCGGCCTGCCCAAGCTGGAGGGCACCGTCCACGTCAACCTCGCGCTGATCCTCAAGTTCATGCGCAACCACCTGCTGGACCCGGCCGAGTACGCGCCCGTCCCGACCCGCCTCGACGCGGCCGACGACGACTTCCTCTTCCGCCAGGGCCCGGCCCGGGGCCTGGGCTCCGTACGCTTCCACGACTGGCGCCCCGCCTTCGACGCGTACGCCGAGGTGGCGAACGTCGCCCGCTTCCGCGAGCAGGCCGACGCGCTGTGCGCCTTCGTCACCACCGCCGCCCCGGACGAGGAGCAGAGCCGTGACCTCGACCTGCTCCTCGCCGTCGGCCAGCTCTTCGCGCTCGTCGTCCACGGCCAGCTGATCCTGGAGCAGGCCCGCCTGACCGGCCTCGACCAGGACGTGCTGGACGAGCTGTTCTCCGTCCTCGTACGCGACTTCTCGGCGCACGCCGTCGAGCTGCACGGCAAGGACTCCGCCACCGAGCAGCAGCAGGCCTGGGCTCTCGGCGCGGTCCGCCGCCCGGTCGTCGACGAGGCCCGCGCGGCCCGCGTCTGGGCCCGCGTCGAGGCCCTCTCCGGCGCCTACGAGATGGCCCCGTAA
- the recQ gene encoding DNA helicase RecQ, with translation MALPDASPEISDALQVLHRVFGYSSFRGEQQEIIEQLVGGGDALVLMPTGGGKSLCYQIPALVRDGTGVVISPLIALMQDQVNALTALGVRAGFLNSTQLPHERQAVERAFLDDELDLLYLAPERLRTESTQRLLDQGKVALFAIDEAHCVAQWGHDFRPDYLALSMLHERWPKVPRIALTATATEATHAEIVARLGLEDARHFVASFDRPNIQYRIVSKNNPLRQLLELIRTEHDGDAGVVYCLSRSSVEKTAAFLVEQGIDAVAYHAGMDARTRAENQARFLREDGVVVVATIAFGMGIDKPDVRFVAHLDLPKSVEGYYQETGRAGRDGEPATAWLAYGLQDVVQQRKLIDGSEGDEAHRRSLGMHLDAMLALCETVACRRVGLLAYFGQAGEPCGNCDTCLTPAESWDGTVAAQKLLSTVWRLAKERRQKFGAGQIIDILQGKKTAKVIQFDHDGLSVFGVGADLSTAEWRGVVRQLLALGLLTVEGDYGTLVLTDASGEVLGGRRTVQMRKEKAAAAAPRKESGSRSGKGARVPVDLPAAAEPVFLALRAWRAATAREQGVPAYVVFHDATLREIATRLPTTTEELGTIGGVGEAKLAKYAQGVLDTLADRAPADTAAAPAPPPPTTPPARPTAPHTDEEPPFDPDEEEPPPWDDWQ, from the coding sequence ATGGCCCTTCCGGACGCTTCCCCCGAGATCTCCGACGCTCTGCAGGTACTGCACCGAGTCTTCGGTTACAGCTCCTTCCGCGGTGAGCAGCAGGAGATCATCGAGCAGCTCGTCGGCGGCGGTGACGCCCTCGTGCTGATGCCGACCGGCGGCGGCAAATCGCTCTGCTACCAGATCCCGGCGCTCGTCAGAGACGGCACCGGCGTCGTGATCTCACCCCTCATCGCCCTGATGCAGGACCAGGTGAACGCGCTCACCGCCCTCGGCGTCCGGGCCGGGTTCCTGAATTCGACGCAGCTGCCGCACGAGCGGCAGGCCGTCGAGCGCGCCTTCCTCGACGACGAGCTGGACCTGCTTTACCTGGCCCCCGAGCGGCTGCGCACCGAGAGCACGCAGCGGCTGCTCGACCAGGGCAAGGTGGCGCTCTTCGCGATCGACGAGGCGCACTGCGTCGCCCAGTGGGGCCACGACTTCCGGCCCGACTACCTCGCGCTGTCCATGCTGCACGAGCGCTGGCCCAAGGTGCCGCGGATCGCCCTGACCGCGACGGCCACCGAGGCCACCCACGCCGAGATCGTGGCCCGCCTCGGTCTGGAGGACGCCCGGCACTTCGTCGCCAGCTTCGACCGGCCGAACATCCAGTACCGCATCGTCTCGAAGAACAACCCGCTCAGGCAGCTGCTGGAGCTGATCCGGACCGAGCACGACGGGGACGCCGGAGTCGTCTACTGCCTCTCTCGGTCCTCGGTGGAGAAGACCGCGGCCTTCCTGGTGGAGCAGGGCATCGACGCCGTGGCCTACCACGCCGGCATGGATGCCCGGACGCGCGCGGAGAACCAGGCCCGCTTCCTGCGGGAGGACGGCGTCGTCGTGGTGGCCACGATCGCCTTCGGCATGGGCATCGACAAGCCGGACGTCCGCTTCGTGGCACACCTGGACCTGCCGAAGTCGGTCGAGGGCTATTACCAGGAGACCGGCCGCGCCGGCCGCGACGGGGAGCCGGCCACCGCCTGGCTGGCCTACGGCCTCCAGGACGTGGTCCAGCAGCGCAAGCTCATCGACGGCTCCGAGGGCGACGAGGCGCACCGCCGCTCCCTGGGCATGCACCTCGACGCCATGCTCGCGCTGTGCGAGACGGTCGCCTGCCGCCGGGTCGGCCTGCTGGCGTACTTCGGGCAGGCGGGCGAGCCGTGCGGCAACTGCGACACGTGCCTGACTCCGGCCGAGTCCTGGGACGGGACGGTCGCGGCGCAGAAACTGCTGTCCACGGTCTGGAGACTGGCGAAGGAACGGCGCCAGAAGTTCGGCGCCGGCCAGATCATCGACATCCTGCAGGGCAAGAAGACCGCCAAGGTGATCCAGTTCGACCACGACGGACTCTCCGTGTTCGGCGTCGGCGCGGACCTGAGCACCGCGGAGTGGCGAGGGGTCGTACGCCAGCTGCTCGCGCTCGGGCTGCTGACGGTGGAGGGGGACTACGGCACGCTCGTCCTGACGGACGCCAGCGGCGAGGTCCTCGGCGGCCGCCGGACCGTCCAGATGCGCAAGGAGAAGGCGGCCGCCGCCGCGCCCCGCAAGGAATCCGGATCGCGCTCCGGGAAGGGCGCCCGCGTGCCGGTCGACCTCCCGGCCGCGGCCGAACCGGTCTTCCTGGCCCTGCGCGCCTGGCGGGCCGCGACGGCGCGGGAGCAGGGCGTACCGGCATACGTCGTCTTCCACGACGCGACCCTGCGCGAGATCGCGACGCGCCTGCCCACCACGACGGAGGAACTGGGCACGATCGGCGGCGTCGGCGAGGCCAAGCTCGCCAAGTACGCCCAGGGCGTCCTGGACACCCTCGCGGACCGCGCCCCCGCCGACACCGCGGCAGCCCCCGCCCCGCCGCCCCCGACCACCCCACCCGCACGGCCCACGGCCCCGCACACCGACGAGGAGCCGCCCTTCGACCCGGACGAGGAGGAGCCCCCGCCCTGGGACGACTGGCAGTAG
- a CDS encoding P-loop NTPase fold protein, whose product MPRSRPRRAWQVAGFFALEREAEVYLAVVDACLAESAMARRLDVRPLATRENARAAMLTEANVARAVEPCRDTQTRFRSLLEEGQELSRRLDYLRSGTHPATVLLGATTLPALVFLVFASWTTALAVSVIPPLTATVIWRHPVWRMHVLLNLREWALRPRILLGRRRTAWAEDSWRRDLLENGVRPLVDRVVRALLGDDHDSLLLADSYAGLRSPRNPQYVIDSRAARSLARKVAQLESGGTIAVSGSRGAGKTTLLETCANDAGFAVVAQAPATYSPYDFLLSLYVRTCERYIVHRGYVPPSFTRLSAFGRAARRLLPALRKALPLLAFGLAAGALVVLGVASSVRALAARHERSVRAHAAELWHGAADVALGTWRGERIGAAVLIVLAGVLLWHLRRWQWWATARRGAWYASLAVGAALIIAGFASLFFDDGLRATLGKISGRDGPLALLLLVMSFAAFASLSPEWEWRTSGQRRLVGMYLRSRVALVVCLVALALVFTRPLPQAIATDPENPLRLAGIIVGLLLIKVALWSPKAPPPPLVTACRDKLYRLQTAQTASSAVASGVPQFLTTQTTSLSTLPPNFPELVSDFRDLLTRIADEQHRLEQRVVIAIDEVDRLGSDTQALAFLSEIKAILGVPHVHYLISVAEDVGASFVRRGLPHRGVTDSSLDDIVHVLPCTLEESKEILGRRASGLSEPYKVLTHALSGGIPRDLIRYGLRLDEIKDKTRFIELTDIARQLILEELADTLAGIRTLLSKQRWTPRTSAILVAFRNLMGHLRPGCPCGSAELRRALEHVAFHDLRRHLGEEAAAELPEEARELIDEASAYVLFSLTLLDVFGEGDLARRRAAAEARGPEGDLDLLGEARQELEVSPYSARHLIGSIRTAWQLSDGPADGLPPTVPPSRRADCPLHPRPTP is encoded by the coding sequence ATGCCCCGATCCCGACCGCGCCGCGCATGGCAGGTCGCCGGCTTCTTCGCCCTGGAGCGGGAAGCGGAGGTGTACCTCGCCGTGGTGGACGCCTGCCTGGCCGAGTCGGCGATGGCGAGGCGCCTGGACGTGCGTCCCCTGGCGACCAGGGAGAACGCCCGCGCGGCCATGCTCACCGAGGCCAATGTCGCGCGGGCCGTCGAACCCTGCCGGGACACCCAGACGCGCTTCCGCTCGCTGCTCGAAGAGGGGCAGGAGCTGAGCCGACGGCTCGACTACCTCCGCAGCGGGACGCATCCCGCCACCGTGCTTCTTGGCGCGACCACGCTGCCGGCCCTCGTGTTCCTCGTCTTCGCATCCTGGACGACGGCCCTCGCCGTCTCCGTGATCCCTCCCCTGACCGCCACGGTGATCTGGCGGCACCCGGTGTGGCGCATGCACGTCCTGCTCAACCTCCGGGAGTGGGCGCTGAGGCCCCGCATCCTCCTCGGGAGGAGAAGAACCGCGTGGGCCGAAGACTCCTGGCGCCGAGACCTCCTGGAGAACGGGGTGCGCCCCCTCGTCGACCGTGTGGTGCGGGCGCTCCTCGGTGACGACCACGACTCGCTGCTCCTCGCCGACAGCTACGCCGGCCTGCGCTCGCCGCGCAATCCCCAGTACGTGATCGACAGCCGGGCCGCCCGGAGCCTCGCCCGCAAGGTCGCCCAGCTGGAAAGCGGCGGGACCATCGCCGTCAGCGGATCCCGGGGCGCGGGCAAGACGACCCTGCTGGAAACCTGCGCGAACGACGCCGGGTTCGCGGTCGTCGCGCAGGCACCGGCCACGTACTCGCCGTACGACTTCCTGCTGTCCCTCTACGTCAGGACCTGCGAGAGGTACATCGTCCACCGGGGCTACGTCCCTCCCTCGTTCACCCGGCTCTCCGCGTTCGGCAGAGCGGCACGCCGCCTGCTCCCCGCACTCCGCAAGGCGCTGCCCCTGCTGGCCTTCGGGCTCGCGGCGGGCGCGCTCGTCGTGCTCGGCGTGGCGTCGAGCGTGCGCGCCCTCGCGGCCAGACACGAGCGGTCCGTGCGCGCGCACGCGGCGGAGCTCTGGCACGGGGCGGCGGACGTGGCGCTCGGCACATGGCGGGGAGAGCGGATCGGGGCGGCCGTCCTCATCGTCCTCGCCGGCGTTCTGCTGTGGCATCTGAGGCGGTGGCAGTGGTGGGCGACCGCCCGCCGGGGTGCCTGGTACGCCTCGCTCGCCGTCGGCGCGGCGCTGATCATCGCCGGCTTCGCGTCGCTGTTCTTCGACGACGGTCTGCGCGCCACCCTGGGGAAGATCAGCGGCCGGGACGGCCCGCTGGCGCTCTTGCTGTTGGTCATGTCGTTCGCGGCGTTCGCGAGTCTGTCCCCCGAATGGGAGTGGAGAACCAGCGGGCAGCGCCGCCTCGTCGGCATGTACCTCCGAAGCCGCGTCGCTCTCGTCGTATGCCTCGTCGCACTCGCGCTGGTCTTCACCAGGCCCCTGCCCCAGGCGATCGCGACGGACCCGGAGAATCCCCTCCGTCTCGCCGGCATCATCGTGGGGCTGCTGCTGATCAAGGTGGCCCTGTGGAGCCCCAAGGCCCCGCCCCCGCCCCTCGTCACCGCATGCCGCGACAAGCTCTACCGGCTCCAGACCGCGCAGACGGCGTCCTCCGCGGTCGCCTCCGGTGTCCCGCAGTTCCTCACCACGCAGACGACCTCACTGTCGACCCTGCCGCCGAACTTCCCCGAGCTGGTGTCCGACTTCCGCGACCTGCTGACGAGGATCGCCGACGAGCAGCACCGGCTGGAGCAGCGGGTGGTCATCGCGATCGACGAGGTGGACCGGCTGGGCTCCGACACCCAGGCGCTCGCGTTCCTGAGCGAGATCAAGGCCATTCTCGGTGTGCCGCACGTCCACTACCTGATCTCGGTCGCCGAGGACGTCGGCGCCTCCTTCGTGCGCCGGGGGCTTCCTCACCGCGGGGTCACCGACAGCTCGCTGGACGACATCGTGCACGTCCTGCCCTGCACGCTGGAGGAGTCCAAGGAGATCCTGGGGCGCCGGGCATCGGGTCTGTCCGAGCCCTACAAGGTGCTCACGCACGCCCTCTCGGGCGGCATACCCAGGGATCTCATCCGCTACGGGCTGCGTCTGGACGAGATCAAGGACAAGACCCGGTTCATCGAACTCACCGACATCGCCCGCCAGTTGATCCTCGAAGAGCTCGCCGACACGCTCGCCGGCATCCGCACGCTCCTGAGCAAGCAGCGGTGGACGCCGCGGACCAGCGCGATCCTGGTCGCGTTCCGGAACCTGATGGGCCATCTGCGTCCGGGCTGCCCCTGTGGCTCCGCCGAGCTCCGGCGGGCGCTGGAGCACGTGGCTTTCCACGATCTGCGCCGGCATCTGGGGGAAGAGGCGGCCGCGGAGCTGCCGGAAGAGGCCCGGGAACTCATCGACGAGGCGTCGGCGTACGTCTTGTTCTCCCTGACGCTGCTCGACGTCTTCGGCGAGGGTGACCTCGCCCGCCGGCGGGCCGCGGCGGAGGCGCGGGGTCCGGAAGGGGACCTGGATCTGCTCGGCGAGGCCCGTCAGGAGCTGGAGGTCTCGCCGTACAGCGCTCGGCATCTGATCGGCTCCATCCGCACCGCGTGGCAGCTCTCGGACGGCCCGGCCGACGGCCTGCCGCCGACCGTGCCCCCCTCGCGCCGCGCCGACTGCCCCCTTCATCCGCGGCCGACGCCCTGA